A genomic segment from Burkholderiales bacterium encodes:
- a CDS encoding nuclear transport factor 2 family protein, protein MSTDLERLCHPTGAATADTLMMQAFQNYKAAWNRHDVPALVNYYEQNGTLSSPAIGQPASGQLLAGWLGGLFTAIPDFKVELVSVNPVNYHAIAERAVIKGTWTQPFPAGPLAGAQADRQIVRRSACRVL, encoded by the coding sequence ATGTCTACTGACCTTGAACGACTGTGCCACCCAACCGGCGCTGCAACAGCCGATACTTTGATGATGCAGGCTTTCCAGAATTACAAAGCCGCCTGGAATCGCCATGACGTGCCGGCGCTGGTCAACTATTATGAGCAGAACGGCACGCTGAGCAGTCCCGCAATCGGCCAGCCGGCGTCCGGTCAGTTGCTGGCGGGCTGGCTCGGCGGCTTGTTCACCGCGATTCCCGATTTCAAGGTCGAACTCGTCAGCGTGAACCCGGTCAACTATCACGCTATCGCCGAGCGGGCCGTCATCAAGGGAACCTGGACGCAGCCCTTTCCCGCCGGTCCGCTAGCCGGCGCCCAAGCCGACCGGCAAATCGTTCGCCGTTCCGCTTGCCGCGTTCTATGA